Sequence from the Cryptococcus neoformans var. neoformans JEC21 chromosome 1, complete sequence genome:
TGTAGCCACATATCTAGCATTGATGATACCCACGATAGCTTTCACGGTCTGCTGTCGACAGTCGATTCGATTCCAGGAGTAATGGCCAACGACCACTTAATTTATATTGCTATAGTAATGATCTTACATGCTTCTCATCTATACACATCTAGCCCAGGAAGTTGAAAGcgaaaagatgaaggacaACAGATGCTGCGCAAAAGTCTGCAAATGCTCTTCAAGTGAAATCTCAGCTATGGCATCCGAAACTATGGAACGCCACACATACCGTTCTTGAGAAACTTCCTTGAACTCTCCATCACGTCCGGGAGCAACCTGCGCTCTCAGACCCGCCAAAAGAACAAACTGTCCAACAGTTGATCCGAACCTGCACAGCCTGTCAGCTCAGCTCATTTTGGCAACCACAGAAAGCGAACTCACCCTCCAGCGAAGGCATGGAAGGGATACACAGTGATCAAAACCCTGTAGGCAAACTGAAGAATGCCTGAcagaaggatgaaaagcaAGAATGCGTCGATGAGCTTGACGCGAGCGGGCGTTGTAGAAGTGTAGTTGTCGATGAGGGTGTCAAAGGATGATTGGAGGTTTTTGGAGTTAACTGTGGGCTGGGGTGATTTTGAAGCCATGGCGTGGGAGAGAGatagaagagaggga
This genomic interval carries:
- a CDS encoding defender against cell death 1 (dad-1), putative, with translation MASKSPQPTVNSKNLQSSFDTLIDNYTSTTPARVKLIDAFLLFILLSGILQFAYRVLITVYPFHAFAGGFGSTVGQFVLLAGLRAQVAPGRDGEFKEVSQERAFADFCAASVVLHLFAFNFLG